The genomic DNA CAGCTCCAGGCTTGCTTACCTCAAGCCCCGGGTTTAGCCGTGGGGTAGCTGATGCTCAGGGAAATGCCTTCCCGCGTGACGATACTCACCATGCCAGAGGGACTACCTCTGCAAGATGTGGTTGAGGAGCGCTCTCTGAACAGCCTCGAGTTGAACGAGAAACGGCGTCAGACGGATTCCGATACCAAGCTTCTCGGCAACGCCGCGGAAGAGGTCATAGGCAGCCTTTCTCTTGACCCATATCTCTCTCGGCCTGGTCTGGCTTGTGTTGATGGCTTTCAGAAGCTCGCCGACGAAGGCCTGTCTGTGCTCATCAGCCTCTGCCAGCAAGGCGCTGTACACTATCCCCGTGCCTTGATCGACCAAGAGGCACATGGGCGGATAGTGGGGACGCTCGTCTGCGCTCTCCTGAATGGGGGCTGGAGAATGGAAGACATCTGCCTCCCATATGGCGTCGGTCTGCTTGACCGTCTTCCTCATCTTCGTCAGACGCAGCTCGTCCACTTCCACGGGGCGCTCAACGTCAGGTTCAGGTGATCTGTCAGGCTTGAGCCATTCATCCTTCCACACGAGCGCGCCGTCCTTCTGCTCGGACATCCTAACTAGATAGACTCCTTCGCCGCCACGGGAGACTTTCTTGCCGTTTGGATGGAGCCGCGCGTAGGGATCCTCTTTAACCCGCAGGCACACCAGTTTGGCCTGTTCAAGAATGTGCGTCAGAAATGTCGCTTCCCCGCAAGTGAGGTACCATGGGAACAATCCAGGTTCATGGCTTCGGAAGCGCGGCCACTGGTGTTTGCCCCGAAAGGAGAGCCCGAGTTCCTTTATCACGTCAAGGTCGGCCCGGTCGAGGTCGCGCCTGCTCTCAAAGGAAGCCATGAGGCACTTCTGTTGGTGCGCGATTTCGATGTCGTGAACTGTTGTTTCTCCGGAGATGGTCCTCTCGAGCATTTCCAATCCCTCTGTTCCGAGATACGCCGCCAAGGCATGGAATTCCCCGAGCGCGCCCATTACGGTGCAGTAGCCTATCTCCCCCGTAGCGGGGTCTTGAACGCCGAAATTGTCCGAGTCGGACATCCAGTCCCAGGCGTTGAGGTCTCTGAATTCGACGGCGGCCTCGTACAGGCTCCTCCACACTTCGATCGATGGACTCGCATGCTTCTTGTCAGCCAAATCCGCTCTCCTCCATTTATGCCTCGACAGGCAGGATGAAAACGAGCCGCCCGAGAGTCTTGTCCGGTGTTAAGCCTAGTATATCTTATGGAGACGAATTGCACATGCCTGCGGCGACTGGCGGCGGCCAGCGGTGACCGCCGGTGGCTAGCGGAGACCAACTGCGGTTCTCGCGGCTTAGCTTGAGCGGGCCAGGGTTCTGCAAAAGAAGTCATTCCGAATCTATCTGCGCAAGGAAGGAATTCTTCCGCAGGTGGAGAAGTGTCATCCGCAAACGAGTCTCAGGGAGGCGCTTATGATCAAGGACATTTCGCAGGATCAGCCGTCTTCATACTGTCTGCCGTTGATTCGCGGGCAGTATATCTCTCTGCGGCCCGCTGAAAAGAAGGCCGCGGACTACATCCTCAATAATCCCGAAAAGGTCACAACCATGTCCTCGGTGGAGTTGGGACAGGAGGCAGGGGTGAGCGAGTCTACAGTCGTCAAGTGCTGCCAGCACCTGGGCTTTGCGGGATTCTCCCAGCTCAAGCTGGCGCTCGTGCGCGAATTGGCAACCACCCCTGAAAGCGCGTTCGGCGATGTGGAGTTGGGTGATACCGCCGCCCAGGTCAAAGATAAGATCTTCCACGCGAACACGCAGGCCCTTTCCGACACCGCAAGGGTCCTCGACCCCGAGGCCCTCAGCCAGGCCGCGCACGCGATACTTAACGCCGAGCGTGTGCATTTCTTCGGCGTCGGCGCATCCGGGGTTGTAGCCATGGACGCTCAACTCAAGTTCATGAGGATAGGCATCGACTCTGGGTGTTACCCCGACTCTCATGTGCAGGCGACTCGCGCCGCGTTGCTCTCCGCCCACGACGTAGCCGTGGCGATCTCTCATTCCGGGCAGACGCGCGACACTCTCGAGGTTCTAGAACTTGCCCGGGAGTGCGGGGCGCGGACCATATGCATCACCAATCACCCTACATCCCCGGCGGCGAAGCTTTCGGATATCGTACTCGTCACCTCCGCCCGGGAGACGGATCTCCGAAGCGGCGCGCTATCCTCGCGCATCGCGCAGCTGACTGTCATCGATTGTCTGTTCATGCTGGTCGCCATCTCCCGCCACGATGAGGCCATGGAAGCGATAGTGAAAACCAGATCCGCGTTGGGTGGGCGCAGAAGGCGGTGACGCACGGATGCCGGATCACGCGTTCCTCACCACAGAACAGCGAAACCCTCGCTCCTTCGGGCTTGATTGCATGTCCACGCTTGAGATCCTCCGAGTCATAAACGACGAGGATATTACCGTGCCGCACGTGGTCCGGGGGGCGCTTCCCGAGATCGCAAAGGCTGTTGACTTGATTGTGGACCGTCTTTCTCGAGGGGGCTCCCTCCTTTACATCGGGGCAGGCACGAGCGGGCGGCTCGCGGTGGTCGACGCGGCGGAGTGTCTTCCCACTTTCGGAGTAGGCGCCGACACAGTGTCCGCGGTCATCGCAGGCGGGCAGGAGGCGATGTTCCGGGCGGTCGAGGAGTCCGAAGACGACGAAGACCTCGGGATGAACGACGTCGCGGCCGTGGCTGGCCCGGGCCACGTGGTGGTCGGGATCTCCGCGAGCGGCGTCACCCCGTATGTCCGCGGCGGGCTCAGGGCAGCAAGGCAGGTCGGCGCGGGCACCGTGGCTGTGGTCTGCAACCACTCGGAACACGCTGAGCTCGATGCGGACATCGTAGTCTCCCTCGTGGTCGGCGCGGAGGCCTTAACGGGCTCGACCCGGATGAAAGCCGGCACAGCGCAGAAGCTCGTCCTGAACATGCTGTCTACAGCGTCTATGGTGAAACTGGGTAAGGTCTACGACAACCTCATGGTCGACATGCAACCAACCAACCACAAGCTCCGGGAGAGGGCGGTCCGGATAGTCTCCATGGCGACAGGCCTCAGCCCCGACGCGTCCGCGGCCCTCCTTGACGCTTCGGGGATGCGAGTGAAGACGGCCCTGGTAATGGCCTTGGCCGACACGGACCGAACTCGCGCTGAGCGCGCCCTGGCTAAGACAGGCGGACACGTGCGCCCGGCCATACAGGCTGCGCGCGACATGACCCATGAAGCCGAGTAAGCCGCAAAGGATCAACAGTCTTCTTGCGGTCGCCCTCCTCTTCCTTGTGGTTGGAATCGCGGCGTCAGTCACGTCGGGGCTGGTCGTCGGATCACGTCAGATTCACCCGGCGATAAACCCCCGTAAGGAGATGGATATCTTGGATGCAATGATCTCAGGCCTGACTCTTGAGGAGAAGATCGGGCAGATGCTCATGACGGGGTTCGAAGGAAAGGCCCTTCCCCCCGAGTCGGAGCGGTTCTTGCGCGACTACAACATAGGGGGAGTGGTCCTGCTCGGCCGGAATATCTCGGACCCATTCCAAACTGCCTGTCTGGCCAACAGCCTACAGGAGGTCGCCGCCTCGCGCCGGGTTCCCATTGGGTTCCTCATATCCATCGACCAGGAAGGCGGGGCCGTAGTCCGCATGACTTCCGGAGTCACTGTTTTCCCCGGGAACATGGCCTTAGGGGCGGTCGGGTCCTCTGACCTTGCCCGGGCCGCCGCCGCCGCGGCCGCCCGCGAGATGCTGGCATGCGGGATCAACATGAACCTGGCCCCGGTGCTTGACGTCAACTGCAACCCTCGTAACCCCGGGATCGGAACGCGCTCCTTCTCGGCCGACCCCCGTGTAGCTGCCGAGCTTGGCGCGGCGGCGGTCGAGGGATGCCAAGGCGAGGGGGTCATCGCCACAGCCAAGCACTTCCCGGGCAAGGGAGACGTCACAGTCGATTCCCACATCGAGCTGCCAACTGTGGCGCACCCCATGAATCGCCTCGCCGAGGTCGAGCTTGCGCCGTTTCGCGCGGCGATCGACCGAGGCGTCGACGTCGTAATGACCGCGCACGTCGCGTTCCCGGCGATCGAACCGGAACCGGGCTTGCCTGCCACTCTCTCGAAACGCGTACTGACGGGACTGCTCCGCGACGACCTCGGCTTCAAGGGCGTGGTGATCACCGACGATATGCTTATGGGCGCAATCGCAAAGGGATGGGGAGTGGGGGAGGCCGCGGTCCGGGCGGTACAGGCCGGCGCCGACATCGTCCTCGTGTGCCACATCCTCTCCGAGCAAATCGCGGCGGCCGAGGCGCTCCTCTCGGCAGCGCGGGCAGGGGCCATTGAAATCGAGCGGATAAACGCCTCTGTCCGCAGGATTCTTGAACTCAAGCGGCGCCGGGGAATCCTTTCCCCGAGGCTGGTTGACCCATCCGTGGCCGCGAGCCTGACAGGGACGGAGGAACACCGGGCCC from Bacillota bacterium includes the following:
- a CDS encoding MurR/RpiR family transcriptional regulator, producing MIKDISQDQPSSYCLPLIRGQYISLRPAEKKAADYILNNPEKVTTMSSVELGQEAGVSESTVVKCCQHLGFAGFSQLKLALVRELATTPESAFGDVELGDTAAQVKDKIFHANTQALSDTARVLDPEALSQAAHAILNAERVHFFGVGASGVVAMDAQLKFMRIGIDSGCYPDSHVQATRAALLSAHDVAVAISHSGQTRDTLEVLELARECGARTICITNHPTSPAAKLSDIVLVTSARETDLRSGALSSRIAQLTVIDCLFMLVAISRHDEAMEAIVKTRSALGGRRRR
- the murQ gene encoding N-acetylmuramic acid 6-phosphate etherase, encoding MPDHAFLTTEQRNPRSFGLDCMSTLEILRVINDEDITVPHVVRGALPEIAKAVDLIVDRLSRGGSLLYIGAGTSGRLAVVDAAECLPTFGVGADTVSAVIAGGQEAMFRAVEESEDDEDLGMNDVAAVAGPGHVVVGISASGVTPYVRGGLRAARQVGAGTVAVVCNHSEHAELDADIVVSLVVGAEALTGSTRMKAGTAQKLVLNMLSTASMVKLGKVYDNLMVDMQPTNHKLRERAVRIVSMATGLSPDASAALLDASGMRVKTALVMALADTDRTRAERALAKTGGHVRPAIQAARDMTHEAE
- the nagZ gene encoding beta-N-acetylhexosaminidase — protein: MKPSKPQRINSLLAVALLFLVVGIAASVTSGLVVGSRQIHPAINPRKEMDILDAMISGLTLEEKIGQMLMTGFEGKALPPESERFLRDYNIGGVVLLGRNISDPFQTACLANSLQEVAASRRVPIGFLISIDQEGGAVVRMTSGVTVFPGNMALGAVGSSDLARAAAAAAAREMLACGINMNLAPVLDVNCNPRNPGIGTRSFSADPRVAAELGAAAVEGCQGEGVIATAKHFPGKGDVTVDSHIELPTVAHPMNRLAEVELAPFRAAIDRGVDVVMTAHVAFPAIEPEPGLPATLSKRVLTGLLRDDLGFKGVVITDDMLMGAIAKGWGVGEAAVRAVQAGADIVLVCHILSEQIAAAEALLSAARAGAIEIERINASVRRILELKRRRGILSPRLVDPSVAASLTGTEEHRALALEIARRAVTLVRNRSGVIPVDPSRAGRVLVVSPAIRALTQVEDDGAGECPLAAAVRQFVPSASSLSVSERPSSDEAAQALALARGADLVIVGTYNAHLFTEQGAVIRELMGLGVPVVAAAMRNPYDISEFPDVDCYITGYGFRNCSMQAVAEAVFGRFEPAGKLPVAL